One window from the genome of Corynebacterium sp. SCR221107 encodes:
- a CDS encoding glycosyltransferase, translating into MSADTGTDTLATQASKAVEKLQRFLLPRAGEPYDVRRLYLIEDEHNTSRAAWEDRGSIAVKAGNELSFLTYFNAFPASYWRRWSQLDTVVLRVVIEGTARVDVYRSKIDGARIAVEGAVVSDDAVEFELSLQPFEDGGWLWFDLTAQTDARIVEAGWYAPTAPGAQVLPDGQRVGPFEPRVTVGIPTFNRPADAVAALEALASDPEVDAVIDTVIMPDQGNKHPADEPGYAQAVAAFGDRFFEFRQGNLGGSGGYSRIMYEALGGVDGTKPAGAAESPYILYMDDDIAIEPDSVLRALQVARYAKSPILVGGQMLNLQERSHLHTMGEVIGRHDFMWTSAPHVHYDHDFSAHPLSDRGKPGDKPDMPNSVDLHRRIDAEFNGWWMCMIPRVVAQEIGQPLPLFIKWDDAEYGLRAAKHGFPTATWPGIAIWHMAWSDKDDAIDWQAYFHLRNRLVVAANYHEGPVDGIIKSMQKATIKHLLCLEYSTVAIQNEAMKDFLAGPDQLFDILESSLPRIAAIRKGYPDAVVLPTAADLPKPSGIPGVPIKDIGGRLAPVKKAVWLAKGLKHSLTKADPAHWEVPQANLAPIEARWFSLSRLDGATVTTADGRGVVYRKRDLDKAKELLAESRRLQKEVAERFEELKATYRAAHGELTSRTAWSAIFEPGGES; encoded by the coding sequence ATGAGCGCTGACACCGGCACCGACACGTTGGCCACCCAGGCCTCCAAGGCCGTAGAGAAGCTGCAAAGATTCCTGCTCCCGCGCGCAGGCGAGCCTTATGACGTGCGCAGGCTCTACCTGATCGAGGACGAGCACAACACAAGCCGGGCGGCATGGGAAGATCGCGGATCCATCGCGGTCAAGGCAGGCAACGAACTGAGCTTCCTGACCTACTTCAACGCCTTCCCCGCCAGCTACTGGCGCCGCTGGTCGCAGCTCGACACCGTGGTGCTGCGCGTGGTCATCGAGGGAACCGCCCGCGTGGACGTCTACCGCTCCAAGATCGACGGCGCCCGCATAGCGGTCGAGGGTGCGGTGGTCAGCGACGACGCGGTCGAATTCGAGCTGTCCCTGCAGCCTTTTGAGGACGGCGGCTGGCTCTGGTTCGACCTCACCGCGCAGACCGACGCCCGCATCGTCGAGGCCGGCTGGTATGCCCCCACTGCGCCGGGTGCGCAGGTGCTTCCCGACGGCCAGCGGGTCGGCCCCTTCGAGCCACGCGTGACCGTCGGCATCCCCACCTTCAACCGCCCGGCCGACGCCGTGGCCGCGTTGGAGGCCCTGGCCAGCGACCCCGAGGTCGACGCGGTCATCGATACCGTCATCATGCCCGACCAGGGCAACAAGCACCCCGCCGACGAGCCCGGCTACGCCCAGGCCGTGGCGGCCTTCGGGGACCGTTTCTTCGAGTTCCGGCAGGGCAACCTCGGCGGCTCCGGCGGCTACTCGCGCATCATGTACGAGGCCTTGGGCGGCGTGGACGGCACCAAGCCAGCCGGCGCCGCGGAAAGCCCCTACATCCTCTATATGGACGATGACATCGCCATCGAGCCGGACTCCGTGCTGCGCGCGCTTCAGGTGGCCCGCTACGCCAAGAGCCCGATCCTCGTCGGCGGGCAGATGCTCAACCTCCAGGAACGCAGCCACCTGCACACCATGGGCGAGGTCATCGGCCGCCACGACTTCATGTGGACCTCGGCCCCGCACGTCCACTACGACCACGACTTCTCCGCGCACCCGCTGTCCGACCGCGGCAAGCCCGGCGACAAGCCCGACATGCCCAACTCCGTGGACCTGCACCGCCGCATCGACGCCGAGTTCAACGGCTGGTGGATGTGCATGATCCCGCGCGTGGTGGCCCAAGAGATTGGCCAGCCGCTGCCGCTGTTTATCAAGTGGGACGACGCCGAATATGGCCTGCGCGCCGCCAAGCATGGCTTCCCGACGGCCACCTGGCCCGGCATCGCCATTTGGCACATGGCCTGGTCCGACAAGGACGACGCCATCGACTGGCAGGCCTACTTCCACCTGCGCAACCGCCTGGTGGTCGCGGCAAACTACCACGAGGGCCCGGTCGACGGCATCATCAAGAGCATGCAAAAGGCCACGATCAAGCACCTGTTGTGCCTGGAGTATTCCACCGTGGCCATCCAGAACGAGGCCATGAAGGACTTCCTCGCGGGCCCCGACCAGCTCTTCGACATCCTCGAATCCTCCCTCCCGCGCATCGCGGCGATCCGCAAGGGCTACCCGGACGCCGTGGTCCTGCCCACCGCCGCCGACCTGCCCAAGCCCTCCGGCATCCCCGGCGTGCCGATCAAGGACATCGGCGGGCGCCTGGCCCCGGTAAAGAAGGCGGTGTGGCTGGCCAAGGGCCTCAAGCACTCGCTTACCAAGGCCGACCCGGCCCACTGGGAGGTTCCGCAGGCCAACCTCGCACCCATCGAGGCCCGCTGGTTTAGCCTGTCGCGCCTCGACGGCGCGACCGTGACTACCGCTGACGGCCGCGGCGTGGTCTACCGCAAGCGTGACCTGGACAAGGCCAAGGAGCTGCTTGCCGAGTCCCGCCGCCTGCAAAAGGAGGTCGCCGAGCGCTTCGAGGAACTCAAGGCCACCTACCGGGCAGCCCACGGCGAGCTGACCAGCCGCACGGCATGGTCCGCCATCTTCGAGCCGGGTGGGGAGAGCTAA
- a CDS encoding DUF5129 domain-containing protein, producing MIALTAISALPLYAHAGVGAIAHAQSVQQVTVYDPDNVLSDQEEARLVEETRALEFATDVPHVDYIVSATATEPYDDWIKDFGLQSHRELINAEGNKFADGHVMFTVDTNLRRMGTYVGEDLKEPLGYLKHANEYSDSMQEDFRNGDWVGGLLTGASTVADYDLSDDEFGADDWAIVGGIGALAVAATGGVATKVRRSKRKKARDNYEVVARNYGRLAGELDSIDVRAHSLSSPIADAALRREWEEIRDGFLAHHDAMMALPEKADDKAIYARRKEFAEAAASVTSLKNAEANIETIFQMENGNTDTRLKELLTLHEDLLKAQVEAQDPTIAARISTLADRCQALMKNLSSPTLMDEYSMIVSEFSTLGRALAKKQLTKANLDTHRAPGLASSGWHPGYGYNNYVPYVMISTWHNDAVSAASSSSSSSASFSGGFSGSGSSGSF from the coding sequence ATGATTGCCCTCACCGCCATATCGGCGCTGCCGCTCTATGCCCACGCCGGAGTAGGCGCAATAGCGCACGCGCAGTCCGTGCAGCAGGTCACGGTCTACGATCCGGACAACGTGCTCAGCGACCAGGAGGAGGCCCGGCTGGTCGAGGAAACCCGCGCGCTGGAGTTTGCCACCGACGTCCCCCACGTGGATTACATCGTCAGCGCCACCGCCACGGAACCCTATGACGATTGGATCAAGGACTTCGGCTTACAGTCCCATCGCGAGCTCATCAACGCCGAGGGCAATAAGTTCGCCGACGGCCACGTCATGTTCACCGTGGACACGAATCTGCGCCGGATGGGCACCTACGTGGGTGAGGACTTAAAGGAGCCGCTGGGATACCTCAAGCACGCCAACGAGTATTCGGATTCCATGCAGGAGGACTTCCGCAACGGCGACTGGGTGGGCGGGCTGCTCACGGGGGCATCCACGGTGGCCGATTATGACCTATCGGACGATGAGTTCGGCGCGGATGATTGGGCCATTGTCGGTGGCATCGGCGCGCTTGCCGTCGCCGCGACCGGCGGTGTGGCGACGAAGGTGCGCAGGTCCAAGCGCAAGAAGGCGCGGGACAACTATGAGGTGGTCGCGCGCAACTACGGTCGGTTGGCCGGCGAGTTGGACTCCATCGACGTGCGTGCGCATTCGCTGTCTTCCCCCATTGCCGACGCTGCCCTGCGCCGTGAATGGGAGGAGATCCGCGACGGCTTCCTCGCCCACCACGACGCCATGATGGCGCTTCCGGAAAAGGCCGACGACAAGGCCATCTATGCCCGCCGCAAGGAGTTCGCCGAGGCGGCCGCGAGCGTCACGTCACTCAAGAATGCCGAAGCCAATATCGAGACCATCTTCCAGATGGAAAACGGCAACACCGACACCCGCCTCAAGGAGCTGCTCACCCTACACGAGGACCTGCTCAAGGCGCAGGTTGAGGCCCAGGATCCCACGATCGCGGCGCGGATTAGCACCCTTGCCGATCGCTGCCAGGCACTGATGAAGAACCTATCCTCCCCCACCCTCATGGATGAGTATTCAATGATCGTCTCCGAATTCAGCACGCTCGGCCGCGCGCTGGCGAAGAAGCAACTGACCAAGGCAAACCTGGATACTCATCGCGCCCCTGGCCTGGCCTCCAGCGGCTGGCACCCCGGCTATGGCTACAACAACTACGTGCCCTACGTCATGATCTCTACCTGGCACAATGACGCAGTCAGCGCCGCTAGTTCCAGCTCCTCGAGCAGCGCCAGCTTCTCCGGTGGCTTCTCCGGTTCGGGTTCCTCGGGCAGCTTCTAA
- a CDS encoding phosphatase PAP2 family protein — MDTAILHFVIQRRHEGLTPFVVALTHAGRPAVVLVAAAVLSAFLAYRRQGFRIAAFPLIAQGLAWGTSSLLKVIVGRERPAEQYRLVAEHNYSFPSGHATCAFAFATILSVLAWRLGWCKAWLPLAWIAAILIATSRVYLGVHWATDILAGAIVGVGVVAGGANLGVTVPRRRAGAGLGL; from the coding sequence GTGGATACGGCCATCCTGCACTTTGTCATTCAGCGCCGCCACGAGGGGTTGACCCCCTTTGTGGTGGCGCTGACGCATGCCGGGCGCCCGGCGGTCGTGCTCGTTGCGGCCGCTGTCTTATCGGCTTTTCTTGCTTACCGACGCCAAGGGTTCCGAATTGCCGCCTTCCCCCTTATCGCCCAGGGGCTAGCCTGGGGCACAAGCAGCCTGCTGAAGGTCATCGTTGGGCGAGAGCGCCCAGCAGAGCAGTACCGGTTGGTAGCCGAGCATAACTACTCCTTCCCCTCCGGACATGCCACCTGTGCGTTCGCCTTCGCTACCATCCTGAGCGTGCTCGCCTGGCGGCTAGGCTGGTGTAAGGCGTGGCTCCCCCTGGCGTGGATTGCGGCCATCCTCATCGCCACCAGCAGGGTGTACCTGGGGGTCCACTGGGCAACGGATATCCTCGCCGGCGCGATCGTGGGCGTGGGTGTCGTGGCAGGTGGTGCGAATCTGGGAGTCACGGTGCCACGGCGACGCGCTGGCGCCGGGCTGGGGCTGTAG
- a CDS encoding arsenate-mycothiol transferase ArsC → MIDKFAIVREDLHRRYGHAFDAETIDRVIDEAIESHKDAKIADFVPVMVERDASERLHDLAEANSANSTSRKEILYVCEHNAGRSQLAAAITRHLAGDKVVYRSVGLHPTGGINPQVIEVLNERGIDHQHLYQKGIVPRVVHSSDVVVLMGVDEIPGVPGQRTVKWDVADPEGKQLHEVRAIADDIENQVRGLLKELQVA, encoded by the coding sequence ATGATTGATAAGTTTGCCATCGTGCGCGAGGACCTCCACCGCCGTTACGGCCACGCCTTTGACGCAGAAACGATCGATCGCGTCATCGACGAGGCCATTGAGTCCCACAAGGACGCCAAGATCGCCGACTTTGTTCCCGTGATGGTCGAGCGCGACGCCAGCGAGCGCCTCCACGACCTTGCCGAGGCCAACAGCGCGAACTCGACCTCGCGCAAGGAGATCCTTTACGTCTGCGAGCACAACGCGGGCCGCTCCCAGCTGGCCGCCGCCATCACCCGCCACCTGGCAGGGGACAAGGTGGTCTACCGCTCGGTTGGCCTGCACCCCACCGGCGGTATCAACCCGCAGGTCATCGAGGTGCTCAACGAGCGCGGCATCGACCACCAGCACCTTTATCAGAAGGGTATCGTGCCGCGCGTAGTCCATAGCTCGGACGTGGTTGTGCTCATGGGTGTCGATGAGATCCCGGGCGTTCCTGGCCAGCGCACCGTGAAGTGGGACGTCGCCGACCCCGAGGGTAAGCAACTCCACGAGGTCCGCGCCATCGCCGACGACATCGAGAACCAGGTGCGTGGCCTGCTCAAGGAGCTTCAGGTCGCCTAA